One genomic region from Salvia hispanica cultivar TCC Black 2014 chromosome 2, UniMelb_Shisp_WGS_1.0, whole genome shotgun sequence encodes:
- the LOC125205472 gene encoding putative pentatricopeptide repeat-containing protein At2g02150 isoform X6: MSMLLRRLKTSHCRSVSSSLFNSSCCLFSGNLLAWATCFLCSRCSFSTTSTFSNFNGLFHRDTVVKIVKEERWDDFRLVGLLSSALAPVWVSRLLIMLKQDPLLALRFFKWAESQNGFRHTVDNYCVVAHILFCSRMYGDAHNVLRQLVTFHRDRGGDIRRLPLLAIVDVLWARRNVCVPGYGVFDALFSVLMELEMLEEARQCFLRMIKFRVIPKARSCDVLLRKYSKVADGVSAKKFFSDMIGAGIVPSIYTCNIMIGILCKEGDLKAARSLFERMKDMGISPDVVSYNSLVDGYGKLGELCEAVCVYKEMKAAGCSPDIITYNTLINCFCKFEKMPQAFNFLREMKEGCIRPNVVTYSTFIDAFCKEGMLQNAIKYFVDMRRVGLIPNEFTYTSLIDANFKIGKFEDALKFVKEMVEAAVKLNVVTYTALLDGLCEEGRLHEAEEVFTVMLKDGVVPNQKIYTALMQGYLKAKRIDDAMRIHEKMKANNIRPDLVLYGTIIWGFCNLGRFEDVKPLLVEMKDYNIEGDIQEALDLVRQMTETGLEIDLHTYTCLISGLSRHGQLHQARDLLHEMIENGVQPDEVVYGCLIRKYHENGNSKEADALLNEMIEKGLSPVKSVLLEKTYGPELT; the protein is encoded by the exons ATGTCCATGCTGCTACGCCGGCTCAAAACCTCTCATTGCCGTTCTGTAAGCTCATCGCTGTTTAATTCTTCATGCTGTCTGTTTTCCGGAAATTTGTTAGCTTGGGCCACTTGTTTTCTGTGTTCTCGTTGCTCATTTTCGACAACTTCAACTTTTAGCAATTTTAATGGGCTTTTTCATCGCGATACAGTAGTTAAAATTGTGAAAGAAGAGAGGTGGGATGATTTTCGCCTCGTCGGATTGTTAAGTTCGGCCTTGGCCCCCGTTTGGGTGTCTAGATTATTGATTATGCTGAAGCAGGATCCATTATTGGCTCTTAGGTTCTTTAAATGGGCTGAATCGCAGAATGGTTTTCGTCATACAGTGGATAATTATTGTGTCGTTGCTCATATACTGTTCTGTTCGAGGATGTATGGAGATGCGCACAATGTGCTCAGGCAATTGGTTACATTTCACCGAGACAGGGGAGGTGATATTAGGCGTCTCCCTCTGCTTGCTATCGTGGATGTTTTATGGGCGAGGAGGAATGTTTGCGTGCCTGGTTATGGGGTTTTTGATGCATTGTTCAGTGTATTGATGGAGTTGGAGATGTTGGAGGAAGCTAGGCAGTGTTTCCTGAGGATGATAAAGTTTAGAGTGATTCCGAAAGCAAGGTCTTGTGATGTTCTGTTACGGAAGTACTCTAAGGTTGCAGATGGAGTTTCGGCAAAGAAGTTTTTTAGTGATATGATTGGAGCTGGAATAGTTCCATCGATTTATACCTGTAACATAATGATTGGGATCTTGTGTAAAGAAGGGGACTTAAAAGCTGCGAGGAGCTTGTTTGAGAGGATGAAGGACATGGGCATCTCTCCGGATGTTGTTTCTTATAATTCGCTCGTAGATGGCTATGGAAAACTTGGTGAATTGTGCGAGGCTGTTTGTGTATATAAGGAGATGAAAGCGGCAGGGTGTTCTCCAGACATAATTACATATAACACATTGATTAATTGCTTTTgtaaatttgagaaaatgccACAGGCGTTCAACTTTCTTAGGGAAATGAAAGAAGGATGCATTCGACCTAATGTTGTAACTTACAGCACATTCATTGATGCGTTTTGTAAAGAAGGGATGTTGCAGAATGCTATTAAGTATTTTGTTGACATGAGACGAGTTGGTCTGATTCCTAATGAATTTACTTACACTTCTCTGATTGATGCTAACTTTAAGATCGGAAAGTTTGAGGATGCCCTGAAGTTTGTAAAAGAAATGGTAGAAGCTGCTGTGAAGTTGAATGTTGTTACCTACACAGCATTGCTCGATGGGCTATGTGAAGAAGGGAGGTTGCATGAAGCAGAAGAAGTTTTTACGGTCATGTTGAAAGATGGAGTAGTTCCTAATCAGAAAATATATACAGCTTTAATGCAAGGGTACCTTAAAGCCAAAAGGATAGATGATGCTATGAGGAttcatgaaaaaatgaaagcgAATAACATCAGACCAGATCTAGTTTTGTACGGTACTATAATCTGGGGGTTTTGCAATCTGGGAAGGTTCGAAGATGTAAAACCATTGTTGGTTGAAATGAAGGACTACAATATAGAG GGAGATATTCAGGAAGCTTTGGATCTGGTGAGGCAAATGACTGAAACTGGTTTGGAGATTGATCTTCATACCTACACATGTTTAATTTCCGGGCTCTCAAGGCATGGACAACTTCATCAAGCAAGAGATTTGCTTCACGAGATGATTGAGAATGGAGTTCAGCCTGATGAAGTTGTTTATGGATGTCTGATACGTAAGTACCATGAGAATGGCAACAGCAAGGAAGCTGATGCCTTACTGAATGAAATGATCGAAAAAGGTCTTTCTCCTGTTAAAAGTGTGCTGCTGGAAAAAACATACGGACCTGAACTGACATAA
- the LOC125205472 gene encoding zinc finger CCCH domain-containing protein 17 isoform X7, with product MKTGELNGGRMAGDAAPQPPSAEEEALKKSTDCVYFLASPLTCIKGHECEYRHSDFARLNPRDCWFWLNSNCLNPSCGFRHPPLGLLGTQLPTPSGSAQPLPQTAAMTPVQVMDANSIQGVPCKFFQSGLCLKGDWCSFTHTPNSMRYKASVVPVKAVATEPSNLNKVDISVLGKKIPPPTNKSKPIMCSLDQQLAAGEVKPDVRSNELPKNKRMIETSCINELPNYNSRLVSNENVVRVKQPYQMDDPGMIDDKNVGDDSREPSPGFDVLVDDEGRDSDFFLSEDQYGMSREYEAQNNNENNNLTEEDIFAEADNDRYRYIHGYEPQGYPRGQYGLEQNRASSERMSAGHNGRPYGRGELDLRDCLTRKKQHHGLRSVICREQVRDKLANDHSHERYAPRHEDALSNRLQGRIRFPRRSSYPADREMIRRADNGRLSSANGWKNHKGPHFRRVKNHKESHYTTDQQQPVKRKYDTLERNGSSVSFEGPKPLEEILKRKKGEGTVSIRNSSEGENGSRIGESSVYEQRD from the exons aTGAAAACTGGTGAGCTTAATGGTGGGAGAATGGCGGGAGACGCCGCACCTCAACCTCCTTCTGCCGAAGAAGAAGCGCTTAAGAAGAGCACCGATTGTGTTTACTTTCTCGCTTCTCCTTTAACATGCATTaag GGACATGAGTGTGAGTACCGACACAGTGACTTCGCTAGGCTAAATCCAAGGGACTGTTGGTTCTGGTTAAATAGTAACTGCTTGAATCCAAGCTGCGGATTTCGACATCCG CCACTTGGTTTACTTGGAACACAACTACCAACACCCTCAGGGTCTGCCCAACCACTACCACAGACAGCCGCTATGACTCCGGTGCAGGTCATGGATGCAAATAGCATACAAGGGGTGCCCTGTAAATTTTTCCAAAGTGGGTTATGTCTGAAAGGTGACTGGTGTTCTTTTACTCACACACCGAATTCCATGAGATATAAAGCATCAGTGGTGCCTGTTAAAGCAGTTGCGACTGAACCTTCAAATCTCAATAAGGTTGACATCTCAGTACTGGGAAAGAAGATTCCTCCACCAACAAATAAGAGCAAACCTATCATGTGTTCTCTAGATCAACAACTCGCAGCAGGTGAAGTGAAACCTGACGTCCGTAGTAATGAACTTCCTAAAAACAAAAGGATGATCGAAACATCGTGCATCAATGAGCTTCCTAACTATAATAGCCGTCTTGTTTCTAATGAAAACGTGGTCCGTGTTAAACAGCCTTATCAAATGGATGACCCTGGGATGATCGATGACAAGAATGTAGGAGATGACTCAAGGGAACCCTCACCTGGTTTTGATGTTCTTGTTGACGACGAGGGGAGAgattctgatttttttctaAGTGAAGACCAATATGGGATGTCAAGGGAATATGAGGCACAGAACaataatgaaaacaataatttGACCGAAGAAGATATATTTGCTGAAGCTGATAATGATAGGTACAGGTATATACATGGCTATGAGCCACAAGGGTACCCCAGGGGTCAATATGGTTTGGAGCAGAACAGAGCTTCATCTGAGAGGATGTCAGCAGGTCACAATGGGAGGCCTTATGGTAGGGGTGAATTAGATCTACGAGATTGTTTGACAAGGAAGAAGCAGCATCATGGTTTGAGGTCTGTAATTTGTCGTGAGCAGGTTCGTGACAAGCTTGCTAATGATCATAGCCATGAAAGATATGCTCCCCGGCATGAGGATGCTCTTAGCAATCGCCTTCAAGGGAGAATAAGGTTTCCACGAAGATCATCATATCCAGCTGATAGGGAAATGATTAGGCGAGCTGACAATGGTAGACTGTCTTCTGCCAACGGATGGAAGAATCATAAAGGCCCTCACTTTAGAAGGGTTAAGAATCATAAAGAATCGCATTACACTACGGATCAACAGCAACCAGTTAAGAGAAAATATGACACCCTTGAAAGAAATGGGAGCAGTGTTTCTTTTGAAGGGCCAAAGCCTCTAGAGGAGATTCTGAAACGGAAGAAAGGAGAAGGAACTGTCAGCATTAGGAATTCTTCCGAGGGTGAAAATGGTAGTAGGATTGGTGAGAGTTCAGTGTATGAACAGAGGGACTAG